The Pseudodesulfovibrio hydrargyri genome segment TCAAGACCGATGCCGGTCTGACCTACAAGGGCGTCGTCATGGAACCCGTTGTTGAACAGTGTGAAGGTTGCGAGCGCATCGTTCCCTTCGAGGACGAGCAGTTCTGCCCGACCTATGCCCAGCCCGCCCGCAAGTGGGCAGGCGGCGTGTGCAACTTCGCCACGCACGTACGCGCCGAAGTGGACAAGGCCGGCAAGGTCAAGGTCAACCCGCTCAAGGCCTCCAAGCGCGCCGCGCGCGGTCGCTAGACCACCGCAAGCAGGAAAGGCGGGGCGTTGTCCCCGCCTTTTTTTTGTTTGTGTGATCCGATTTTTGGGCTAGTTTCATCGAAAACGCAATCGGAGGTCCCATGGACGCGCTCTTTTCCGAACTGGACCGCCAGACAGAGGCGGTTGTCGAACTGCAGACCAAGCTTACGGCCATTCCGGCCCTGGGCCCCCGCAACGGGGGCGAAGGCGAAAAGGCCAAGGCCGACTTCCTGCTCGGCCATCTCAAGGCCATGGGTATCGGGGACATCCGCGAATACAACGCCCCTGATCCCGACGTGCCCTGCGGGTACCGGCCCAACATCGCGGCCATCATCCCGGGCAAGAACACGGAAAAGACCCTGTGGGTCATCTCCCACATCGACGTGGTCCCTCCGGGAGACCTCGACCTGTGGAACTCCGATCCCTACGTGGTTCAGCACGACGGCGACACCCTCATCGGGCGCGGCGTGGAGGACAACCAGCAAGGCATGGTCTCCTCGCTGCTGACCGCCAAGGCCCTGCTTGACCTGAAGATCACCCCGGAGATGAACTACGGGCTGATCCTCGTGTCCGACGAGGAGACCGGCTCGGGCTTCGGCCTGGACTACATCGTCCGCGAGCACGCGGACCTGTTCCGCGAGAACGACCTGTTCCTGGTCCCGGACTCGGGCGAGCCCGCCTCGGAAATGGTCGAGGTGGCCGAGAAATCCATGTTCTGGGTTAAAGTCACGGTCATCGGCAAACAGTGCCACGCCTCCACCCCGGCCCAGGGCGTCAACACCATGTTTCCGTCCGCCGAATTCATCCTGCGCATCAAGGAGCTGGAGACCTTGTACCCGGCCGAGGACAGCCTGTTCGACCCGCCCCGCTCCACCTTCCAGCCGACCATGCGCGAGGCCAACGTGGCCAACGTGAACACCCTTCCCGGACGGGACGTGTTCTACGTGGACTGCCGGGTCATGCCTGAATACGACCTGAACGACGTGATCGGCACCATCAAGGACATGGCCGCCGAGATCGCGGCCAAGTACGGCGTGAGCGTCGAGTGCGAGCCCGTCATGTGGGAGCAGGCCGCCCCGGCCACCCCGGCGGACAGCGAGATTGCGGTCCGGACCATGGCGTCGGTGCGCAAGATCTACGACAACAATCCGCGCACGGTGGGCGTGGGCGGCGGCACGGTGGCCGCGTTCCTGCGCCGCAGGGGCTACAACGCCGTGGTCTGGTCCACCCTGTTCCACAACGCTCACCAGCCCAACGAGTGGTCGTCCATCAAGAGCACCATCGGCGACGCCAAGGTCATCGCCGACATGCTCCTGACCCGGTAGCGCCGTACCGACCATGCAGCACAAGACCCCGTTTCCGGCCGAGTTCGACCTTATCGTGGTCGGCGCGGGCCATGCAGGCTGCGAAGCCGCCATGGCCTCGGCCCGGCTCGGCCTGAAGACCCTGCTGCTGACCATCAACGTGGACCGCATCGGGCATCTCTCCTGCAACCCGGCCATCGGCGGCCTGGCCAAGGGCCACATGGTCAAGGAGATCGACGCGCTGGGCGGCATGATGGGGCTGTGGGCCGACGCGGCGGGCATCCAGTTCCGCATCCTGAATACCCGCAAGGGCCCGGCGGTCCGGTCCAGCCGCGCCCAGATCGACCGCGCCCGGTACATGCAGGTGGTCCAGGCGTCCATGTTCGCCCAGGAGAACCTGTGGGTCTTCCAGGACACGGGCGCGGCCGTGCTGACCGAAAACGGCCGAGTCAGCGGCCTGCGCAGCGAGCTGGGCGAGATATTCCCGGCACGGGCCGTGCTCCTGACCACCGGCACCTTCCTGCGCGGGCTCATGCACATCGGGTTGGAGCACTTCAGCGGCGGGCGCATGGGCGATCCGGCCGCCAACTCCCTGTCGGCCAACCTGCGCGAGCTGGGCTTCACCCTGGGCCGTCTCAAGACCGGCACCACCCCGCGCCTGCTGCGCGATTCCATCGATTTCTCGGCGATGCAGGAGCAGCCCGGCGACGATCCGCCCGTGCCCTTCAGCTTCCGCAACAGGACCGTGCCCATGCCCCAGGTGTCGTGCTGGCTGACCTACACCAACGAGGCGGCCCACGAGGCCATCCGTTCCGGGTTCGACCGCTCGCCCATGTTCACCGGGATCATCGAGGGCACCGGGGCGCGCTACTGCCCGTCCATCGAGGATAAAGTGGCCCGGTTCCCGGAAAAGGACCGGCACCAGATTTTTGTCGAACCCGAGGGACTGGACAGCCCGGAGATGTACCCCAGCGGTATCCCCACCAGCCTGCCG includes the following:
- a CDS encoding PxxKW family cysteine-rich protein, which produces MAKKKGIVSLEGAVKTDAGLTYKGVVMEPVVEQCEGCERIVPFEDEQFCPTYAQPARKWAGGVCNFATHVRAEVDKAGKVKVNPLKASKRAARGR
- a CDS encoding M20 family metallo-hydrolase, encoding MDALFSELDRQTEAVVELQTKLTAIPALGPRNGGEGEKAKADFLLGHLKAMGIGDIREYNAPDPDVPCGYRPNIAAIIPGKNTEKTLWVISHIDVVPPGDLDLWNSDPYVVQHDGDTLIGRGVEDNQQGMVSSLLTAKALLDLKITPEMNYGLILVSDEETGSGFGLDYIVREHADLFRENDLFLVPDSGEPASEMVEVAEKSMFWVKVTVIGKQCHASTPAQGVNTMFPSAEFILRIKELETLYPAEDSLFDPPRSTFQPTMREANVANVNTLPGRDVFYVDCRVMPEYDLNDVIGTIKDMAAEIAAKYGVSVECEPVMWEQAAPATPADSEIAVRTMASVRKIYDNNPRTVGVGGGTVAAFLRRRGYNAVVWSTLFHNAHQPNEWSSIKSTIGDAKVIADMLLTR
- the mnmG gene encoding tRNA uridine-5-carboxymethylaminomethyl(34) synthesis enzyme MnmG, whose translation is MQHKTPFPAEFDLIVVGAGHAGCEAAMASARLGLKTLLLTINVDRIGHLSCNPAIGGLAKGHMVKEIDALGGMMGLWADAAGIQFRILNTRKGPAVRSSRAQIDRARYMQVVQASMFAQENLWVFQDTGAAVLTENGRVSGLRSELGEIFPARAVLLTTGTFLRGLMHIGLEHFSGGRMGDPAANSLSANLRELGFTLGRLKTGTTPRLLRDSIDFSAMQEQPGDDPPVPFSFRNRTVPMPQVSCWLTYTNEAAHEAIRSGFDRSPMFTGIIEGTGARYCPSIEDKVARFPEKDRHQIFVEPEGLDSPEMYPSGIPTSLPFDVQKKMIRAIKGLENAQIVRPGYAIEYDFVPPTQLRPTLETKAVEGLYCAGQINGTSGYEEAAAQGLWAALNAACKLLGREPFLLSRDQAYMAVLVDDLVTKGTEEPYRMFTSRAEHRLLLREGNADERLTPVGRDLGLVDDAQWALFSAKREKLQATLEAMHSIRVRPDAPTRELLESIGASVPGKAVELAALLRQPQMDIERLAVFHSGLAELDQEVLREAEVQVRYEGYLVKQEELVAKFKSLEDKVLPEDLDYAAVSGLTREVVEKLTRIQPRTLGQAGRISGVTPAALSCLEIHLKKLGLS